AGGGGTTATATCAACTACTCGGATGATGAGGATAGGTGGGTAATTATGAACAAGTTAAAAAACTTATATCAAAATAGACATCCTTATATATTCATTGCCCCGGCCGTTCTTTTGCTGACGGTCTTCAGTCTGATTCCGATCCTTGTCGCCTTTGTTATCAGTTTTTCAGATATGAATTTAAAAGGGCTGGCGGATTGGTCTTCAATTACATTTATCGGACTGGAAAACTATAAGGATTTGTTTACAGACGATACATTTTTAAAATCGGTCTATAACACATTGTTTTATGTCATAGTCGGTGTGCCGCTTGTGATCGTATCTTCATTATCGATTGCTTTGCTGCTGAACTATGGAACCAACAAAATTTTCACCGTGTTTCGAGCGGTGTATTATATGCCGTCCATAACCAATATCATCGCTGTGGCCGTCATTTGGGGCTACCTTTATAACACGGAATATGGCCTGTTTAACTATTTACTTTCCTTACTGACGGTAGATAACATTCCGTGGCTGGAAGAGCCGACCATCGCTAAGTTATCGCTCATCCTTTTAGCGGTATGGAAAGGCATCGGGATTAACATGATCATCTTCCTTGCGGCTTTGCAGGGGATTCCGAAATCTTATTATGAAGCAGCGGAAATGGATGGAGCCAATCGATTGCAGGTGCTTTTTAATGTGACACTCCCTCTTTTAAGGTACGCGACCTTTTTTGTCACCATTACAACACTGATCGGCTGGATGCAGTTTTTCGAAGAACCATTTGTTATGACAGATGGAGGACCATTGGATGGGACGATTTCCATAGCGCTGTTTATTTATAAAGAAGGTTTCCAATTTAGTGAATTCGGCTATGCAGCTGCCGGGTCCT
This window of the Halobacillus sp. Marseille-Q1614 genome carries:
- a CDS encoding carbohydrate ABC transporter permease, producing the protein MNKLKNLYQNRHPYIFIAPAVLLLTVFSLIPILVAFVISFSDMNLKGLADWSSITFIGLENYKDLFTDDTFLKSVYNTLFYVIVGVPLVIVSSLSIALLLNYGTNKIFTVFRAVYYMPSITNIIAVAVIWGYLYNTEYGLFNYLLSLLTVDNIPWLEEPTIAKLSLILLAVWKGIGINMIIFLAALQGIPKSYYEAAEMDGANRLQVLFNVTLPLLRYATFFVTITTLIGWMQFFEEPFVMTDGGPLDGTISIALFIYKEGFQFSEFGYAAAGSFILFAMIIIVTMIQFKFRKSDTQY